DNA sequence from the Thunnus albacares chromosome 22, fThuAlb1.1, whole genome shotgun sequence genome:
CCAACCGAACCACCCTATTGGACCCCAGCTGTGTTCCTATGGAGACGGACAGTGCCAGAGCCCTTTTCAACTTCAGCTTGAACTCCTGCGGAACAACTGTAACTGTGAGATACTTTGATTAGTCCAAATTCACACAGAAACTTAGCTTTCTGGCCTGTTTTCTCATCTCATCATATTTCTGTAGACTGAGGGAAACTTCCTGGTTTATGAAAACCAGATAAGTTATCCTCAAGATTTTCTGCCTTTGGATGAACCTGTTATACACCGAGATTCTCCATACAGGTGAGAAATGTACATTAAACTCAATCTGTCTTTGTATCAGATGAAGGCTAATGTGAGTTTTGTTTGCCACAGGCTGACTATCCAGTGTCGCTACCCAGCAAACGACAGCCGTATTCTTGCTATCCATCGACCTTTGAACTCATCTCCGGACCTTTCACCCACACCAGTCAAACGCACTCGCAGGGAAGCTGCAAACACAGGTGCTTGTGTGTGTAGAGCTTGCAGCATTTAAATCATTTgtcatctgatttttttttatacatatttatgtaaatgtgtgatttATAATTTTGCACCCCAATCAggtcaaacaaaacagaggGTGAATTTGGAGGGACATCAACAACGTGATCTAGGTAGTGTAGAGTTGCTGTGACCTTTGTTTAAACTGTATTGAAATCATCATCAACACATAATCTACTTTATATTGAAACTAGACTGGGTGGAGTTTTCTTATATAATGAAGACCAATTACGTACATATTTTGCCATCATCTAAGTTGGTGTCAGGAACAAGATGTTTAACCTCTTGTCTCTTTTTTGGAGTTTTAGTCTGGATCCGGTGGACATTTGTCTCCTTACTGCTGCTACTGATGATCTGCATGTGGGTTTCTGCATACTGGACCtgtaaatgaaacaaatgaacaccattttatttaattaatttattttttgactgtattgtctttgttgtttgttactTACATTTGTCTTTACCCTTTACAAGGCTTACAAAGTAtgagaaatgtaatgaaaaattattgtttccttttgtaaaaatgtattcagtgcTGTGATTTGTTAGGTGTTCATTAAAGATGACTTAAAATGGCATTGTCTACTGATCATCTTAATACTTCAAGTATCTCCTACTGAAATAGAGAATAgagactttttaatgttttaatgaaggTGGACTGGTGAGAAACCTAAACCTGACGATTGAGCTGTAATTAACCTTTTTCACGGCAGACATTTAAACATGTCATAGCAGGAGAAGCAAAGGCAGAATTACTTGAATAATGTCTTAATTCACTGGTGTCTCATTTTGAGGGTGCTGACATCTAACTAGCTCACTAACATGCTCCTTTAGACACCAACATGGAAGcaatccattgttaatatttgCTAATACcagtgcttttcctgctgtcacaagtcaaaatgtctgagGTGAAAAGGTCAACTGATTGAAAGATGGCTTGATAGCTAATGAgctacatgtgtgtgtaacacCTGAGggcctctgattggtcagtgaaGAACTGGACTTATAAAAGCTGTTGTAGCAGACATCAAAATGTGGTGCCAGTTTGGCCAGGATATACCAAGCAAGTGGATCACCTCAGCTTGTGTTGGGTAGCAGGTGTAGTTTGCTAGCAGTCAGGCTAGCTTTAGACACTGCCAACACATCAGTGGCTATGGCTTTTGGGGTTTACCTTGGGTAAGATGCTTTGAGGGTAATTTACAAGTCATTAGGATTGGTGCAGTTATCTTGCTTGTGATTTTTATATATACTTTTGTCTTGCAGTGTGACCTTACTCCTGTCAGTGTTGGCAACTGCAAAATGTGCTGTTATTTCTAATGGTGAGACTTAAAATGTCTGCTCAGAAGCTTACAATGACTAATCATTATGATCCATTTTgacctcttttgttttgtttgtttggttaaTTTTAGGAGTTCATCATATGGAGTGTCGTGATCGTTACTTCATGATAGCTGTTGATCTTTCCTTCACTGGGGATGAGCCTGACTTTGAGGCTGTTGGTAAGTCCTGCACAGCTGAAATCAAGCATCTAATCAATAAAGTCACCACAATGTGGTCTGAAAGTGAAGCTCTTTTAATAATGGGTGTAGGGACACATTGGGCTTCATAAATATGATTTCTCTTCTAGATGAGACAGGTGTGTACCCCATCACTGAGCAGTATGCAGCAGAGTGTGGCTACAGTATCAATGTTTGCCATCGAAAGAGTTACGTGGTGCTCCGAGCCTCTTACTTCAGCTGTCACACTGACAACAAAGTATGTAAAAATGGTGTATATAAAACATGAATGGAACAAGAAAATATATCTTCACAAACTAAATGACTGTGGGGATGAACAAACACTACAGTTATCTGGGGTTGCAATTCTGACTTGTCTGATACATCAATTCTTCTGTCTTCCAGGATGATGAAGTGTTCACATTCAACTTCAACCTGCTTGCAACCCATGAAGGACAGAAGGCCACTTATTCTTTTAACAAGACCtgttctccatctctcccttGGTCTCCCAGAGAGGTTACCTGTGAGGTCAACTACATGGAGGTAAACTTGGGTCCATCTTGTATAATGAAATAGATCGATTTCAGATGTTTAAGTTCTGGCGTCTCTGCAGGTGTCTGTGAGGAGTGAAGTCACCTGTCCatctgagaaagaaaaagaaaatgactggAATGCTGCTCTTAAACCTGTATGTTTGAACTTGAGTACTGCTGATTTTTCTGACCTATAATCTTATGTATAGCTGGAATCCAATCAAGTGCAACTGCTTACAATCATTACTACCTTCTAGGCTTATGCCTCTGCCACCTCAGATTGGCAAGTGATGTTGCAGAAAGCAGGGGAGCAGCTGATGCCCATGAACCTCTCTGAAGCTCGAAATCAGGGCTATGTGTTCGACCTGACAGATGGAAGGCTTGTATTTCGTACGCCGTATGGACAACCTGACTCATTCAGCACTACGGTAAACCACTGATGCAGAACTTGAAGGACAAATGCCTTCAATGTAAAAGCATTTAGTCAAAAGCAGGCTTTGATTTTGAGTCTCTCTCCAGGTGAATGGTGTGCCAGTAGAGGTGGTCCATGCAACTCTGTTCTCCAGACAAAGCTGGGTTGTCCTCATGGTCGACCTGGTGGCTGCTTGCTCAATGCGTCAGTATTACAATCTAACTTGCTGCAGTTTACTATGAACAGGTTAAGATGTAGTAATATTCTCTTAACAGACGAAGGATCATATGATGATGGATACATGATGTGGGAGACTCCCGAGGTCCTGCACCCGCTGGTGTCTGATCTACATGACACGCAGGTTAACATCGGAGTTGTTGGTGAACTTGTCGAGGAGCCGGTTGCAGAGGAGAGAGGCTACGTTGTGGAGAAGCACAACAGCACAGTCCAGATCAGCATCCCCTATAACGCTGAAGGAGGATACAGGAAGGTGAGAAGGCTCTGTTGCCGGTAAAGACTGCGGTCTTGGGAAAACTCAAAATGCATCAGGAATACATTTACAGGAGATGTATAAACTATGTACTTTTTGATCTGGAAGCACACAGTACTTGGGCTTAAAAAACCTGATGTTAATCTTTTTCAGAGCTTTGTGGCTGGCGACCTCTACGAGTACTACATCTTTATTCTCTACTTGGAGCAAATCTCAGCGAATGAGGATCATGTAGACACCAGACTCCGCTCTCACAGGATACTGACCACTCCCCTGCTGCCACGCCctgtttttactgaaaacagtaGGTCTAGTTACAACCCACTTTGCCAAGTTAATGTAACCATAATCTCAACtgatttttcttatttcagAAACAGTGGTGGAGGAACACATGTTCACCGTCTACCTCGGAGATGTCCCTGAAGATGTTGAGTTGGTTGCTGTTCAGCTGAATGGACATGAATGTACACTGCCACTTACAAATACAAGCACCTACACCATCTCAAAAGTGGTTCAACCCAACAACACCCATGGCTACACACTGAAGGTGCCTTTTGACGATCCTGTCGTCATACAGCAGGTAAAGGTCTTTTGAATTATTTGAGTTGTGTTCTCAGAGGTCATTCTGGTTTATACATGGTAACTTCATCCTGCTTTGCTCAGTAGGATctctattttctgtcttctaGTTCTCCAAAGAAGATGCAGCTATGCAGCATCAGTTGAACATCAACTACACATTGACCGTTCAGCCTGAGAATGAGCCTTTTTACCACCTCACATCAGTCATGGCATTAACAGACGTCTGTAAGTCACTAACCTGAAATCAAGATTTGGTCAATCCTGTTTGTGCATGGAGCAGAGTTACTCATTGCTCTGTATTTGACAGCTCCTCCAACCTTCGACGCTGTCTGTTCTGAGACTGGGATCAGCTTCAGACTGGACCACCGGCCTTTTGACTACCTGTGGGACATCAGCATCGGCTCAGACCCTCTCACATCAGAGCTGGCAGCGCAGCACGGCTACATCATGAGCAATGATAGCCAGAGTCTGCTGCTCAAAGTGCCGCTCTTCACTCAAGGCTATGAGTACAAGGTAAGATGAGGAAATGAGTTACTGGAAGTGTCAACTCTGTAAGATACTAATAGATAAGATTGAGATCAATAACTGATTGGTGTCTTTTGTAGGACTTCACTCTGAAGGGATTTTCTGGCACTTTTGAGATCCTTGTGCGGGATCATGAAACATCAGAGGTCCAGATTTCTGCTGTCAAGA
Encoded proteins:
- the LOC122973430 gene encoding uncharacterized protein LOC122973430 isoform X2, with amino-acid sequence MECRDRYFMIAVDLSFTGDEPDFEAVDETGVYPITEQYAAECGYSINVCHRKSYVVLRASYFSCHTDNKDDEVFTFNFNLLATHEGQKATYSFNKTCSPSLPWSPREVTCEVNYMEVSVRSEVTCPSEKEKENDWNAALKPAYASATSDWQVMLQKAGEQLMPMNLSEARNQGYVFDLTDGRLVFRTPYGQPDSFSTTVNGVPVEVVHATLFSRQSWVVLMVDLVAACSMHEGSYDDGYMMWETPEVLHPLVSDLHDTQVNIGVVGELVEEPVAEERGYVVEKHNSTVQISIPYNAEGGYRKSFVAGDLYEYYIFILYLEQISANEDHVDTRLRSHRILTTPLLPRPVFTENKTVVEEHMFTVYLGDVPEDVELVAVQLNGHECTLPLTNTSTYTISKVVQPNNTHGYTLKVPFDDPVVIQQFSKEDAAMQHQLNINYTLTVQPENEPFYHLTSVMALTDVSPPTFDAVCSETGISFRLDHRPFDYLWDISIGSDPLTSELAAQHGYIMSNDSQSLLLKVPLFTQGYEYKDFTLKGFSGTFEILVRDHETSEVQISAVKTCPFTTNELIVCSTDGRMTVVADLSLAVPSGGIPARANLVDKYCGPKEADSTRALFSFPLNSCGSIVKLGREYVTYENEIFFSKKFRAVKNPSDPSAGTDRVTIQCTYPLAGLYRLFSVYRFESDTAGVGRILHSARPAEGPQSPTVEPTTVLQTPVSTTRRTRRPVSIRPGYYAPAQYIKVSSFLKNLSKKGAKGSSQVKVNTASY
- the LOC122973430 gene encoding uncharacterized protein LOC122973430 isoform X1; translated protein: MAFGVYLGVTLLLSVLATAKCAVISNGVHHMECRDRYFMIAVDLSFTGDEPDFEAVDETGVYPITEQYAAECGYSINVCHRKSYVVLRASYFSCHTDNKDDEVFTFNFNLLATHEGQKATYSFNKTCSPSLPWSPREVTCEVNYMEVSVRSEVTCPSEKEKENDWNAALKPAYASATSDWQVMLQKAGEQLMPMNLSEARNQGYVFDLTDGRLVFRTPYGQPDSFSTTVNGVPVEVVHATLFSRQSWVVLMVDLVAACSMHEGSYDDGYMMWETPEVLHPLVSDLHDTQVNIGVVGELVEEPVAEERGYVVEKHNSTVQISIPYNAEGGYRKSFVAGDLYEYYIFILYLEQISANEDHVDTRLRSHRILTTPLLPRPVFTENKTVVEEHMFTVYLGDVPEDVELVAVQLNGHECTLPLTNTSTYTISKVVQPNNTHGYTLKVPFDDPVVIQQFSKEDAAMQHQLNINYTLTVQPENEPFYHLTSVMALTDVSPPTFDAVCSETGISFRLDHRPFDYLWDISIGSDPLTSELAAQHGYIMSNDSQSLLLKVPLFTQGYEYKDFTLKGFSGTFEILVRDHETSEVQISAVKTCPFTTNELIVCSTDGRMTVVADLSLAVPSGGIPARANLVDKYCGPKEADSTRALFSFPLNSCGSIVKLGREYVTYENEIFFSKKFRAVKNPSDPSAGTDRVTIQCTYPLAGLYRLFSVYRFESDTAGVGRILHSARPAEGPQSPTVEPTTVLQTPVSTTRRTRRPVSIRPGYYAPAQYIKVSSFLKNLSKKGAKGSSQVKVNTASY